One Dasania marina DSM 21967 DNA segment encodes these proteins:
- a CDS encoding YciK family oxidoreductase, whose translation MNTAQHYQAPAQLLKDRIILVTGAGAGIGRSAALSFAHHGATVILLGKTIAKLEAVYDEIEQAGYPQPAIYPLDLKGATMSDYQDMHDSLAQNFGRLDGLLHNASVLGDRKPIAQSNVDIWQEVMQVNVNAEFMLTKALLPLLEASDSASLIFTSSGVGQQGRAYWGPYAVSKFATMGLMQVLADELANTSNIRVNAINPGATNTDMRRSAYPAEQPTNNPEPEAIMPSYLYLMGADSAELNGQIINAQG comes from the coding sequence ATGAACACCGCCCAACACTACCAAGCCCCCGCACAACTACTTAAAGATCGCATAATCCTAGTCACCGGTGCTGGTGCCGGCATAGGCCGCAGCGCTGCCCTCAGTTTTGCCCACCACGGTGCCACGGTAATTTTATTAGGTAAAACCATCGCCAAGCTGGAGGCGGTATACGATGAGATAGAGCAAGCAGGCTACCCGCAGCCGGCGATTTATCCGCTGGACCTCAAAGGTGCAACTATGAGCGACTACCAAGACATGCACGATAGCCTAGCGCAAAACTTCGGCCGCTTAGATGGCCTACTGCACAACGCTAGCGTATTAGGCGATCGCAAGCCCATAGCACAGAGCAATGTTGATATCTGGCAGGAGGTGATGCAGGTTAATGTCAACGCTGAGTTCATGCTTACCAAAGCCCTGCTACCACTGCTAGAAGCCAGCGATAGCGCCTCGCTTATTTTCACCTCATCGGGTGTGGGGCAACAAGGCCGCGCCTATTGGGGTCCTTATGCGGTATCGAAATTTGCCACCATGGGTTTGATGCAAGTGCTGGCCGACGAGCTGGCTAACACCAGTAATATCCGGGTAAACGCCATCAACCCCGGCGCCACCAACACCGATATGCGCCGCAGCGCCTACCCCGCCGAGCAGCCCACCAACAACCCCGAGCCCGAAGCCATTATGCCTAGCTACCTGTATTTAATGGGTGCCGACAGCGCCGAACTTAACGGCCAGATTATCAACGCCCAAGGTTAG
- a CDS encoding 1-aminocyclopropane-1-carboxylate deaminase/D-cysteine desulfhydrase — protein MLSPAQAYAAVEPIAYPPWQDSQVAVSVLRLDQFFPQLSGNKYFKLKHNLAYAQAQGYSRVLSFGGAYSNHIHALAYAAKECGMEALGVVRGEESAANNPTLTDAQTWGMALQFVSRSDYKRRVDEDYLQGLRQQYPDAWIIPEGGSNALGVQGCVEIAEHIQQGLGDGYDTVMLPCGTGATLAGVVLGLPPSKQVLGVAVLKGEGYLEAEVQAHLAAAATTPHGQWQLLHDYHCGGYAKCDRALAQFIEGFPLALEPVYSGKLFFALDAMIRSGDIAPGSRMVAIHTGGMQGLRGMQPLMEKYL, from the coding sequence ATGTTAAGTCCTGCGCAAGCCTACGCGGCGGTTGAACCCATAGCTTACCCGCCTTGGCAGGATAGCCAGGTGGCGGTATCGGTATTGCGGCTAGATCAATTCTTCCCACAGCTATCGGGGAATAAATATTTTAAGCTCAAGCATAATCTTGCCTATGCCCAGGCGCAGGGTTATAGCCGGGTACTGAGTTTTGGTGGTGCCTACTCTAACCATATTCATGCCCTAGCCTATGCGGCCAAAGAGTGTGGTATGGAGGCGCTGGGGGTTGTTCGTGGTGAGGAGAGTGCAGCCAATAACCCTACCTTAACGGATGCGCAAACTTGGGGTATGGCGTTACAGTTTGTGAGTCGTAGTGATTATAAGCGTCGCGTGGATGAGGATTATCTACAGGGCTTACGGCAGCAATACCCCGATGCGTGGATTATTCCCGAAGGTGGCAGCAATGCCTTAGGGGTACAGGGCTGTGTCGAAATAGCGGAACATATACAGCAGGGCTTAGGCGACGGCTACGATACCGTTATGCTGCCCTGTGGCACCGGCGCAACACTGGCCGGTGTGGTGTTAGGTTTGCCGCCCAGTAAGCAGGTGTTGGGGGTGGCGGTGTTGAAGGGCGAGGGCTATTTAGAGGCGGAAGTGCAGGCGCATCTAGCTGCAGCGGCCACTACGCCTCATGGCCAGTGGCAGTTGTTACACGATTATCACTGTGGCGGCTATGCCAAGTGTGATCGTGCCTTGGCGCAGTTTATTGAGGGTTTTCCGCTGGCGCTGGAGCCGGTCTATAGCGGCAAACTTTTTTTTGCCTTGGATGCTATGATTCGTTCAGGGGATATTGCCCCGGGCAGCCGTATGGTTGCTATACACACGGGTGGTATGCAGGGCTTGCGAGGTATGCAGCCGCTAATGGAAAAATACCTATAG
- a CDS encoding cyclic nucleotide-binding domain-containing protein: MNNIEHFDKRHLNTLVPVNALTLDHLDTLLRECSIEVICKGQALFAEGDYDNNHVYLLSGSVSIWAGKEKLRSLAADEPECRFPLLHYQPRRETVLAEQDCHLIRFNNDRLDGMIAWDQACHYITLSVSSDRGLDEDAQWMTTLLKSNLFYKVPPMNIGQILNKFEPCYFSAGDTVIRQGEVGDCCYVIKEGVVKVLQSADGRQAPVQVNELGEGLCFGEDALVNDAVRNASIIMASNGVLMRLDKKDFHILLKMPQVQRVSFSQAKLEEQAVWVDVRTQDEYENGHIEGALNMPLNILKLKSRMLDKETLHIVYCNSGRRSDAAAHFLMDEGIEVLSLSGGFEHAAS; the protein is encoded by the coding sequence ATGAACAATATTGAACATTTTGATAAGCGTCATCTAAACACCCTAGTGCCGGTTAATGCCTTAACCCTGGATCACCTAGATACCCTGTTGCGTGAGTGCTCTATAGAGGTGATATGCAAAGGGCAGGCGCTTTTTGCCGAGGGTGATTACGATAATAACCATGTGTATTTATTAAGCGGTTCGGTTTCTATTTGGGCGGGCAAAGAAAAGCTGCGCAGCCTAGCTGCCGATGAGCCCGAGTGCCGTTTTCCGCTGTTGCATTATCAGCCTCGCCGCGAAACAGTGCTGGCTGAGCAAGATTGCCACCTGATACGTTTTAATAACGACCGCTTAGATGGCATGATTGCCTGGGATCAAGCCTGTCATTATATTACCCTTAGCGTCTCCTCTGACCGCGGCTTAGATGAAGACGCGCAGTGGATGACCACACTATTAAAATCCAATTTATTTTATAAAGTGCCGCCCATGAACATCGGGCAAATCCTCAACAAATTTGAGCCCTGTTATTTTTCGGCAGGCGATACGGTGATACGCCAAGGTGAAGTGGGTGATTGTTGCTACGTTATTAAGGAGGGTGTGGTTAAGGTGCTACAGTCCGCCGATGGTCGGCAAGCTCCGGTACAGGTTAATGAGTTAGGCGAGGGTCTGTGCTTTGGTGAGGATGCACTGGTCAATGATGCGGTGAGAAATGCCTCCATTATTATGGCTAGCAATGGCGTACTGATGCGCCTAGATAAAAAAGATTTTCACATCTTGCTGAAAATGCCGCAGGTGCAGCGAGTCAGTTTTAGTCAGGCTAAGTTAGAAGAGCAGGCGGTATGGGTGGATGTGCGTACTCAGGATGAATACGAAAACGGCCATATAGAAGGTGCGTTAAATATGCCGCTCAATATACTCAAGTTAAAGTCCCGTATGCTCGATAAAGAGACATTGCATATTGTCTACTGTAATAGTGGTAGGCGCAGTGATGCGGCAGCACATTTTTTAATGGATGAAGGTATTGAGGTACTGTCGTTAAGTGGCGGCTTCGAACACGCCGCTAGTTAG
- a CDS encoding YeaC family protein, translated as MTKQTMGYDELVAQLTPDVYQNFKRAIEIGKWPDGQLVSAEQKTHCMAAVIAYEQKHVSAEQRVGYIDRGSKAEGEQCDDQPDPLAIEPLKWQ; from the coding sequence ATGACGAAGCAAACCATGGGCTACGATGAGCTTGTCGCCCAACTCACTCCCGATGTTTATCAAAATTTTAAACGTGCCATAGAAATAGGCAAATGGCCTGATGGCCAGCTTGTCAGTGCCGAGCAAAAAACCCACTGCATGGCGGCGGTTATTGCCTATGAGCAAAAGCATGTCAGCGCAGAGCAGCGCGTAGGTTACATAGACCGAGGCAGCAAAGCTGAGGGCGAGCAGTGTGACGACCAGCCCGACCCGCTAGCCATTGAGCCTCTTAAGTGGCAATAA
- the pepN gene encoding aminopeptidase N: MRDSQPKTIFLKDYQVPEFLIDHSDLHFTLAAEETTVRSRLSMRRNAESTVQDASLVLHGQDMRLQSVSVDGLALAPEAYKVDEETLTLFTVPDKFTLECVTEIKPQQNTSLEGLYRSSKMYCTQCEAEGFRKITYYLDRPDVMSLFTTTIVADKTSYPVLLSNGNNVASGENSDGSHWVTWEDPFKKPAYLFALVAGDLAFIEDSFTTCSGKDVTLRIFVEAKDLDKCDHAMQSLKRSMLWDEETFGREYDLSIFNIVAVDDFNMGAMENKSLNIFNTSCVLAKPETTTDATFQRVEAIVAHEYFHNWSGNRVTCRDWFQLSLKEGFTVYRDAEFSSEMGSRTVKRVEDVNFLRTVQFAEDGGPMAHPIRPESFMEISNFYTVTVYEKGAEIVRMIAHLLGDALFRKGSDLYFDRHDGQAVTCEDFVKAMEDASGKDLSQFRCWYSQAGTPQLHVTGEYSAEHSRYTLTVKQYYKAAQQHNQPVHIPLAMALLGEAGALRLQLQGAAPNPDTADNTELVLDVTEAEQQFVFENIPEQPVPSLLRGFSAPVQLQFAYSRDELMFLVSNDSDGFCRWDACQQLGVLALKDMIAAHQAGEDMQLDHRLITAYEHLLTDESLDKSMVALMLSLPSEAYMASIMEKADVQAIHVARMTARVEIAEQLQELLWDSYNANVLTVAYQADEQQIAARSLKNTALHYLMLLENEQVLNLCLTQYQQAQNMTDSMAALAALVNSSFEQQKQNALADFYQRWQAEALVVNQWLSVQAGCYLAGTLDRVQALMAHQAFDIKNPNKVRSVIGAFTANAVNFHQTDGSGYQFLADQIIILNTLNPQIAARLLGPLTKWKQYKNDSAALMRDALQRIMGEEKLSKDVYEVVSKSLQA; encoded by the coding sequence ATGCGTGATTCACAACCCAAAACTATTTTTTTAAAAGATTATCAAGTCCCCGAGTTTTTAATTGACCACAGTGACTTGCATTTTACTTTAGCTGCCGAGGAGACTACGGTACGCTCGCGGCTAAGTATGCGCCGCAATGCCGAATCCACTGTGCAGGATGCTAGCTTAGTGCTACACGGCCAGGATATGCGCTTGCAGTCGGTGTCTGTTGATGGGCTAGCGTTAGCGCCAGAGGCTTATAAGGTCGATGAAGAGACGCTAACGCTATTTACCGTTCCCGATAAATTTACGTTGGAATGTGTTACCGAAATCAAACCACAGCAGAATACCTCTTTAGAAGGCCTGTACCGCTCATCCAAAATGTATTGCACCCAGTGTGAGGCTGAAGGTTTTCGCAAAATTACTTACTACCTAGACAGACCTGATGTCATGTCCTTGTTTACCACCACCATAGTGGCGGATAAAACTAGCTACCCGGTGTTGTTATCTAACGGTAATAATGTGGCCTCGGGTGAAAACAGCGATGGCAGCCATTGGGTAACCTGGGAAGATCCCTTTAAAAAACCCGCCTATTTATTTGCGCTGGTAGCTGGTGACTTAGCATTTATAGAAGATAGCTTCACCACCTGTAGCGGTAAAGACGTGACGCTGCGCATTTTTGTTGAAGCCAAAGATCTGGATAAATGCGATCACGCCATGCAGTCGTTAAAACGCTCTATGTTGTGGGACGAAGAAACTTTTGGTCGCGAATACGATTTATCTATTTTCAATATCGTTGCGGTAGATGACTTTAATATGGGGGCCATGGAAAACAAAAGCCTCAATATTTTTAATACCTCCTGTGTGTTAGCTAAACCCGAAACCACTACCGATGCCACCTTTCAGCGGGTAGAGGCGATAGTCGCCCACGAATATTTTCACAATTGGAGCGGCAACCGGGTTACCTGTAGAGATTGGTTTCAGCTGAGTTTAAAAGAAGGCTTCACTGTTTATAGAGATGCCGAGTTTTCCTCCGAGATGGGTTCACGCACCGTCAAGCGGGTAGAGGATGTTAATTTTTTACGCACCGTACAGTTTGCCGAAGATGGCGGCCCCATGGCGCATCCCATACGCCCTGAATCTTTTATGGAAATTTCTAATTTTTATACCGTTACCGTGTATGAAAAAGGCGCTGAAATTGTCCGCATGATTGCTCACCTATTGGGTGATGCGCTGTTTAGAAAAGGCAGTGATTTATATTTTGATCGCCACGATGGCCAAGCAGTCACCTGTGAAGATTTTGTTAAGGCCATGGAAGATGCCAGCGGCAAAGATTTAAGTCAGTTTAGGTGTTGGTATTCGCAAGCGGGCACGCCGCAGTTACATGTTACGGGCGAGTATTCAGCAGAACATAGCCGCTACACCTTAACCGTTAAACAGTATTACAAAGCGGCGCAGCAACACAATCAACCGGTTCATATACCGCTGGCCATGGCATTGCTGGGCGAAGCGGGCGCTTTGCGTTTGCAGTTACAGGGTGCTGCACCTAACCCCGATACCGCTGACAACACCGAGCTGGTGTTGGATGTGACCGAGGCTGAGCAACAGTTTGTATTTGAAAACATACCCGAGCAACCGGTGCCTAGTTTGCTGCGTGGTTTTTCCGCACCGGTGCAGCTGCAGTTTGCCTACAGCCGCGATGAGTTAATGTTTTTAGTGAGCAACGATAGCGATGGTTTTTGTCGCTGGGATGCCTGCCAGCAGTTGGGGGTGTTAGCGCTAAAAGATATGATTGCCGCCCATCAGGCTGGTGAAGATATGCAATTAGACCACCGCTTGATTACCGCCTATGAGCACTTGCTCACTGATGAGTCGTTAGATAAATCGATGGTGGCGCTAATGTTAAGCCTGCCCTCTGAGGCTTATATGGCTAGCATTATGGAAAAGGCCGACGTGCAAGCTATACACGTGGCCCGCATGACTGCCAGAGTTGAAATTGCCGAGCAGTTGCAAGAGCTACTGTGGGATAGTTATAACGCTAATGTGCTAACCGTGGCTTACCAAGCTGATGAGCAACAAATTGCCGCGCGTAGTCTTAAAAATACGGCCTTACATTATTTAATGCTGTTGGAAAATGAACAGGTGTTAAATTTATGTTTGACACAATACCAGCAAGCACAAAATATGACAGACAGCATGGCCGCTTTAGCCGCCTTGGTGAACAGCTCATTTGAACAACAAAAACAAAACGCTTTAGCCGATTTCTACCAGCGCTGGCAGGCTGAGGCCTTGGTGGTTAACCAATGGTTATCGGTGCAAGCAGGTTGTTACTTGGCAGGTACACTGGATAGGGTGCAGGCCTTAATGGCGCACCAGGCCTTTGATATTAAAAACCCCAATAAAGTACGTTCAGTGATAGGGGCCTTTACCGCTAACGCAGTCAATTTCCATCAAACGGATGGCAGTGGTTACCAGTTTTTGGCGGATCAAATCATTATCCTCAATACCTTAAATCCACAAATTGCCGCGCGCTTATTGGGGCCGCTCACTAAGTGGAAACAGTATAAAAATGACAGTGCAGCGCTAATGCGTGACGCTTTGCAGCGCATTATGGGAGAGGAAAAACTATCCAAAGATGTCTACGAAGTGGTATCGAAAAGCTTGCAGGCATAA
- a CDS encoding DUF2797 domain-containing protein, whose translation MPELIAEGALRKMQTSLQQVDGQPMVAYTLAIGDHAIDMNALVGKHISLQYEGGIFCQHCGRKSNKSFSQGFCYPCFKKLAQCDTCIMSPEKCHYFAGTCREPEWGEAHCMQDHYVYLANSTGVKVGITRGNQIPTRWMDQGAIQALPIFRVSNRLQSGLVEVVFKDHVADKTNWRKMLKGEVEPLDLIAKRDQLFAECQGQINELQQQHGVQAIQMLSDAELVDIDYPVQTYPTKITSLNLDKTATVEGVLQGIKGQYLILDSGVINIRKFTAYQIQLFA comes from the coding sequence TTGCCAGAACTCATAGCCGAGGGCGCTTTGCGCAAAATGCAAACCTCATTACAGCAAGTCGATGGTCAACCTATGGTGGCCTATACCCTAGCCATAGGTGATCACGCTATAGACATGAATGCGCTGGTGGGTAAGCACATCAGCCTACAGTACGAGGGCGGTATTTTTTGCCAGCACTGTGGTCGTAAATCTAATAAGAGTTTTAGCCAAGGCTTTTGCTATCCCTGTTTTAAAAAGCTAGCGCAATGTGACACCTGCATTATGAGCCCCGAAAAATGCCATTACTTTGCCGGCACCTGTCGCGAGCCAGAGTGGGGTGAGGCCCATTGTATGCAGGATCACTATGTGTACTTAGCCAACTCTACTGGCGTGAAAGTGGGCATTACCCGTGGCAATCAAATCCCCACCCGCTGGATGGATCAAGGTGCGATACAGGCCTTACCCATATTCAGAGTGTCTAATCGCCTGCAATCGGGGCTGGTAGAGGTGGTGTTTAAAGATCATGTGGCTGATAAAACCAATTGGCGCAAAATGCTCAAAGGCGAGGTAGAGCCGCTAGATTTAATCGCCAAGCGCGATCAGCTCTTTGCTGAATGCCAAGGGCAAATCAATGAACTGCAACAGCAACACGGGGTGCAAGCGATACAGATGCTTAGCGATGCCGAGCTGGTAGACATAGACTACCCTGTACAAACCTACCCAACAAAAATCACTTCCTTGAATTTAGATAAAACCGCTACCGTAGAGGGCGTGTTACAAGGTATTAAAGGCCAATATTTAATATTAGATAGCGGCGTGATTAATATACGAAAATTTACTGCCTATCAAATTCAATTGTTTGCTTAA
- the queD gene encoding 6-carboxytetrahydropterin synthase QueD, with the protein MEIYKEFTFEAAHLLPHVEVGHKCGRLHGHSFIVRIYVEDDINPHTGWVMDFSELKQHFKPLYEQLDHNYLNDIEGLENPTSEILAQWIWHKLKPTLPILSQVYIKETCTSGCIYRGQ; encoded by the coding sequence ATGGAAATCTACAAAGAATTTACTTTTGAAGCAGCTCACCTACTCCCTCATGTTGAAGTAGGCCACAAATGTGGGCGCTTGCACGGCCACTCTTTTATCGTGCGTATATATGTGGAAGATGACATAAACCCACACACCGGCTGGGTGATGGACTTTTCTGAACTCAAACAACACTTCAAACCTTTGTATGAGCAATTGGACCACAACTACCTCAATGACATAGAAGGTTTAGAAAATCCCACCAGTGAAATACTGGCCCAGTGGATATGGCATAAGCTCAAGCCCACACTGCCCATTTTAAGCCAGGTATACATCAAAGAAACCTGCACCAGCGGTTGCATATACCGAGGCCAATAA
- a CDS encoding NAD(+) kinase, with translation MPAYYLIGVISVMHHFQNIGITGRDGEGVPESLKVLTDFLVANQLTVILSRQIAGLFPNKNLQISSNEELGESCDLIIVVGGDGSLLGAARMLAKYGVPVLGVNRGRLGFLTDIKPDEIEASVTEVLKGNYSVEKRFLLDVVVMRNGKVIGQGDALNDVVVNSGTSARMIEFDLAIENDFVYNQRSDGLIVCTPTGSTAYSLSGGGPIMHPSLDAIGIVPMFPHTLSSRPIVVDGNSEIKITIHGSNQIHPPVTCDGQVTITASPGDCVHIRKKSHKLILIHPPGHSFYASCRGKLGWSTRLGD, from the coding sequence ATGCCCGCCTATTATCTTATTGGCGTTATCAGTGTTATGCATCATTTTCAAAATATAGGCATTACCGGCAGGGATGGCGAAGGTGTACCTGAGTCTTTAAAGGTGCTCACTGATTTTTTAGTAGCCAATCAGTTAACCGTGATACTTTCTAGGCAAATCGCAGGCTTGTTCCCCAATAAAAATTTACAAATCAGCAGTAATGAAGAGTTGGGCGAGAGCTGCGATTTAATTATTGTGGTGGGCGGTGATGGCAGTTTGCTCGGTGCCGCCAGAATGTTGGCCAAATACGGTGTGCCGGTGTTGGGTGTAAACCGTGGTCGCCTAGGTTTTTTAACTGATATTAAGCCTGACGAAATCGAAGCCTCGGTTACTGAAGTGCTAAAAGGCAACTACAGCGTAGAAAAGCGTTTTTTACTGGACGTGGTGGTTATGCGTAACGGTAAAGTGATAGGCCAAGGTGATGCGCTCAATGATGTGGTGGTCAACTCGGGCACTTCGGCGCGGATGATAGAGTTTGACTTGGCTATAGAGAATGACTTTGTTTACAACCAGCGTTCAGACGGCTTAATTGTCTGCACGCCTACCGGATCCACCGCCTATTCTCTGTCTGGAGGCGGGCCTATCATGCACCCCAGCTTAGACGCTATAGGCATAGTGCCTATGTTCCCCCATACCTTAAGCAGCCGCCCTATAGTGGTGGATGGCAATAGTGAAATTAAAATCACCATACATGGCAGCAATCAAATACATCCGCCGGTCACCTGCGATGGTCAAGTGACCATAACCGCCAGCCCCGGCGACTGTGTTCATATACGTAAAAAGTCGCATAAGCTGATTCTTATTCATCCGCCGGGCCATAGCTTTTATGCTTCTTGTCGGGGCAAATTAGGCTGGAGTACACGCTTGGGCGATTAG
- a CDS encoding GGDEF domain-containing protein: protein MANTLQRQPGKLITENFIFEGAVGSLHEPQHPGRDVLSSQDLQLHISQLLQTSLELEKILHLFHSEVQQHLAVDSLGYRNEDSCIVLDYGSSRQHSCHYSLQINSSRLGDLILTRSKPFNSHELTFIEALISSLVCPIRNALLYKEAVSAALKDSLTQIGNRAALETALEREVSLAKRHQHPFSLLVLDIDFFKQINDKYGHSAGDVVIAGLAHTLSECCRETDTCYRYGGEEFVLLLNQTNSHGCLQIAERIRSSVAETIFAHEELTMKVTVSIGAATLQSQDKTFELFNRADKAMYKAKQQGRNIVVSVDS from the coding sequence ATGGCAAACACCCTACAACGCCAGCCTGGCAAACTCATAACAGAGAACTTTATCTTTGAGGGCGCTGTTGGCTCACTGCATGAGCCACAGCACCCCGGCCGCGACGTTTTGTCTAGCCAAGACCTGCAACTGCACATCAGCCAGTTACTACAAACCAGCCTAGAGCTGGAAAAAATACTGCACCTATTCCACAGCGAAGTGCAGCAACACTTAGCCGTGGACAGCTTAGGTTATCGCAATGAGGACAGCTGTATCGTGTTAGATTACGGCAGCAGCCGCCAACACAGTTGCCATTACAGCCTGCAAATTAATAGCAGCCGCCTAGGGGATTTAATCTTAACCCGCAGCAAACCATTCAATAGCCACGAACTCACCTTTATAGAAGCACTGATCAGCAGCCTAGTGTGCCCCATACGCAACGCCCTGCTCTATAAAGAAGCTGTCTCAGCAGCACTGAAAGATTCGCTAACCCAAATAGGCAATCGCGCCGCCTTAGAAACGGCACTGGAAAGAGAAGTAAGCTTAGCCAAAAGACACCAGCACCCTTTCTCACTATTAGTACTGGATATTGATTTCTTTAAACAGATTAATGATAAATACGGCCACTCTGCTGGTGATGTAGTCATAGCAGGCCTAGCCCACACGCTTAGCGAGTGCTGCCGCGAAACAGACACTTGCTATCGTTATGGCGGCGAAGAATTTGTATTACTGTTAAACCAAACCAACAGCCATGGTTGCCTGCAGATAGCCGAACGCATACGCAGCAGCGTTGCCGAAACTATTTTTGCGCATGAAGAGCTGACAATGAAAGTCACCGTCAGCATAGGCGCGGCCACCCTACAAAGCCAAGACAAAACCTTCGAGCTATTCAATCGCGCCGACAAAGCAATGTATAAAGCCAAACAACAAGGCCGTAATATCGTGGTATCCGTTGATAGTTAG
- a CDS encoding porin, giving the protein MKISNLAVTIAALSGVAIASPALAENDMTIYGKANLSLNQVDLETGDEDQWNLTSNASRIGIKGSVAINDDLKAIYKMEYEVAIDDGDADGDEFKQRNIYVGLQGSWGTIIGGKHDTPTKLIGKPVDRFNDLQLGDIKTLLEGENRESNIVIYSSPTFAENFTASAAFIPGEDSDNSDNETNDGLADATSIALSYKSDLLYAAIANDSEVDGWDLTRLAADFTLSDVAKAGIIFQDGEESDGDIEQTGFIVSGEYGIKKIVLKAQYGMSTYDFGSFDTDLTQITFGADYKLNKQVKVYSYYSMIETDVETDTTYDDTVLSAGIEVKF; this is encoded by the coding sequence ATGAAAATAAGCAACCTAGCTGTAACCATTGCCGCATTAAGTGGCGTAGCCATTGCAAGCCCTGCATTAGCTGAAAACGATATGACAATATACGGTAAAGCCAACCTCAGCCTTAACCAAGTGGATTTGGAAACCGGCGATGAAGACCAATGGAATCTCACCAGCAATGCCTCACGCATAGGCATTAAAGGCAGTGTTGCAATCAATGACGACCTGAAAGCTATTTATAAAATGGAATACGAAGTCGCCATTGATGATGGTGATGCTGATGGTGACGAATTCAAACAACGCAACATCTACGTAGGCTTACAAGGCTCTTGGGGTACTATCATTGGTGGTAAGCATGACACCCCAACTAAACTAATAGGCAAGCCGGTAGACCGCTTTAATGATTTACAACTAGGTGATATCAAAACTTTATTAGAAGGCGAAAACCGCGAGTCTAATATTGTAATTTACAGCTCACCTACATTCGCTGAAAACTTTACCGCTTCTGCGGCCTTTATTCCCGGCGAAGATTCTGATAACTCAGATAATGAAACCAATGACGGTTTAGCCGATGCCACCTCTATTGCCTTAAGCTATAAAAGCGACTTGCTATACGCAGCTATCGCTAACGATAGCGAAGTCGATGGCTGGGACTTAACTCGCCTAGCGGCTGACTTTACCCTCAGCGACGTCGCTAAAGCTGGTATTATTTTTCAAGATGGTGAAGAGTCAGACGGCGATATTGAGCAAACAGGTTTTATCGTTAGTGGCGAATACGGCATTAAAAAAATCGTATTAAAAGCCCAATACGGCATGAGCACCTATGACTTTGGCAGCTTTGATACGGACCTTACTCAAATCACCTTTGGTGCTGACTACAAGCTGAATAAGCAGGTTAAAGTGTATAGCTACTACTCAATGATAGAGACCGATGTAGAAACCGACACCACTTATGACGACACGGTTTTATCGGCGGGTATAGAAGTTAAATTCTAG
- a CDS encoding rhomboid family intramembrane serine protease has translation MAEYVVIAVELSEDLAEFSRLLWQQKLRHRIVVQEDKQLLLVASEQDAQQVALAYKSLQEGPLQWPESKPLSSSKPAPSPWRCFLRLPVTLIFIVLSVLGYLLVRFDAQLGLAAELTFFTVVREGASYNLILSKQELWRVLTPIFLHFSLLHVVFNTLWLWDLGRRVEYIQGSTKLLGLILLVALGSNLAQAMVAGAAIFGGMSGVIYGLLGYGWLWSVLVPHKSMHIPNAIVVFMLVWLVLCLMGFTRLLGLGEVANAAHVGGLLMGLLIAGAAAFIDRRSNSSKP, from the coding sequence ATGGCGGAGTATGTAGTAATAGCGGTGGAGCTCAGTGAAGACTTGGCTGAGTTCAGTCGTCTGCTGTGGCAGCAAAAACTGCGGCACCGCATCGTGGTGCAAGAGGATAAGCAACTTCTGCTAGTGGCTAGTGAACAGGATGCCCAGCAGGTGGCACTAGCGTATAAATCCCTGCAAGAGGGGCCGTTGCAATGGCCGGAGTCAAAGCCGCTTTCCAGCAGCAAGCCTGCACCTTCTCCCTGGCGTTGTTTTTTGCGTTTACCCGTCACCTTAATTTTTATTGTGCTCAGTGTGCTGGGTTATTTACTGGTGCGCTTTGATGCGCAGTTGGGGCTGGCGGCAGAGTTAACCTTTTTTACTGTGGTCCGCGAAGGCGCAAGCTACAACCTGATCTTGTCTAAGCAGGAGTTATGGCGGGTATTAACCCCGATTTTTCTGCATTTTTCCCTGCTACACGTGGTTTTTAATACGCTGTGGCTGTGGGATTTAGGGCGTAGGGTTGAATATATACAGGGCAGCACCAAGTTATTGGGCTTGATATTATTGGTGGCGCTGGGCTCAAACCTAGCGCAGGCCATGGTTGCCGGGGCAGCTATTTTTGGTGGTATGTCGGGGGTGATTTACGGCCTACTAGGCTACGGCTGGCTGTGGAGTGTACTAGTGCCGCACAAGAGTATGCATATTCCCAACGCCATTGTAGTCTTTATGTTGGTATGGCTAGTGCTATGCCTCATGGGCTTCACTCGTTTGTTGGGCTTGGGCGAAGTGGCCAATGCCGCCCATGTGGGAGGCTTGTTAATGGGCTTGTTGATAGCAGGTGCCGCGGCATTTATAGATCGTCGCAGTAACAGTAGCAAGCCATAG